The region AGGGCCTCGCGCAGCGCAGTCTCGATGCGCGCGGATTCATTGTACGCAGGGAACACCAGGGACAACCTGGGCTGGATCACGCGGTCTGTCTGCCTCCCGCACCCGTCGGTAGATGCGCACGGTATCATTGGTGTACACAGTCTTCAGGCCGGGCAAGCCGGCAGCAACATCCACCGGCTCGTCGCCCTGTGCTTCCTGCAGCAGACGCTCCTGCGGGCCGTACCAGACGTACTCCGCGCGGCAGTAGTCCAAAGCGGCCAGACGCTCCGGCGCCGCCGTCGTCGGCCTGTAGAAATGCCCGACCGTGGCCACGTAAGCCGCGAAATTGATGGTCTCAGCCCAGTGCCCGGCGACCACGCGGCAGGGCGCGTGCGCCGGGATGTGGTTCCCCGTCAGGCTCGAGGCCATCACGATGCTGCCCTCCGCCGCATTGTCGGCCAGCCAGCGCATCCCCTGCAGTTCCGACCTCGCCAGGTACACCGGCGGCGCGAGAACGTGCAGGAGCGTCCGGTTATTGGCGCGCACGTGGCGCATGCAGTCGCTCACGAGCAGCAGGTTCGACGGCAGCGTGGCCACGACCAGGGCCGCCGCAAGCCCAACCCGGACTGGTCTCCCCAGACCCGCGAGGATTCCCGGGGGCCTCTGAATGAGGCTCGCCAGCGCGATCCCCGCCAAAATGCAGAGCGGGATATGCAGCCCTTCCAGCATTTTCCGCTGAAAAGGTGCGGGCAGATAGATCACCGCGAACCCACATGCCGCCCATAAAACCGGGAACGCTCTGCGCCAAGGGACATCTGGTTCACCCTTCAGACCCGAGGTGGCCACGAGCGCCAGCACCGGGAGCAAGAATGCGGCGAACTTCAGGCTCCCCGGCATCCCCGGCACGTGCGCGAGAGCAGACGCGATAGCCACCAGCGCGCAGCCCACCGCAAGGACCTGACCCAACCTGCCTGTGCGCTGCCCGCAGGCGATGCGCACCCCGGCCGCCGCCATCACCAGCACCAGTCCGAACCCAAGCGCCACGTCCAGCGGGCGAGGCGACAGCGTCGGCGTGTTGATCTTCGCGGCGTAACTCGGGTCTGCCTGTGCGCCATACCAGGCCCAGATCACCGACGGCGCGGAGATGGCCGCCATGAGCGCATACAGGGCCACCCCTCGCACCCAGTTCAGGCGCCCGGCCAGACAGTTCGCGAGCAGCCAGCACAGCGCCAGAGCATGCAGCACGAAAATGTCATAGCCGTGTATGTTGCCCAGCACCAGAAGCGCCAGACCCGCCCGGACTGCGCCCCAGAGCCCATCCGGCGCCGACATCCTGAGCAGTTCCCGCGCCGTGAGGGCCATCAGGGCCAGGGACAGGGCAAACAGGGGGTTGAGCAGCAATGATAGAAAGACGATGGCCTCGGGCTGGGTCTGCCAGCCATTGGAGACATCCATGGGCTGGAAGCTCAGGCTGCCAAGCTGACCGCCTTCGGACCCGAACATCACCACGAGCCAGCCCAGCCCCGAAGACACCGACGCCAGCACCAGCGCCGCCGCCCGGGCGATTCTGCTCGCGGTTACTTCCGCCGCCAGCAGGTAGATGGCCAGCAAACACAGGACTCCGCAGGCATATCGCGAACCCATAAACGCCGCCGGCGGTGTGATCCCGGTGACACGGCAGATTCGCCCGAGCGCCAGCAGGAACAGGTTCAGGAAATGGGGGGACTGGTCCTTCGTGGTGTACGGGTTGCCCAGGAGCAACTTGCCCTCGGCCGCCTGCCTCACCCACGACAGGTACACATTCCCATCATCCACGCCCCAGATGAAACCCGCGAAGGCGCGCTCCGGCCCGGCTTCCGCTCGCGCAAGTGCATACGGGACCGCGGTGGCGCCCATCACCGCCGCGGCCCAGACCAGCACCCACACAACTTCTCGCCCGGAGACTCGTCCTTTCATCCCAAGCCGTGTCTGGGTCCCATCAGAATCGCATCAGCTTGAGCAACGTCTTCTGCAGGCCCATGGGTGAGCAGACCGACTGCACCGTGCGCCAGAACCGCTTGCGTCCCAGGTAGAAACGCAAGTAAGCTTCGCGCTTGAGCCGCACCAGCTTCCCGGGCGGCAAGACCTGCGCCGAACGGTAGGCCGGCACCTTGTAGTAGTCCATGTCCGTCATTTCCAGGCCCACAAGCTGCCGCGTCATATCCCACAAGTGGGTATGGGGTAAGGGTGTGGTGATGCTGAAGGTGGCGTCGTCCAGGGGCAGCGAGCAGGCCAGTTCCACCGTCGCCCGCGCCTCCTGCTCAGTCTCCGTGGGCGCGCCCAGCATGAAATACCCCCGTGCGCACAATCCCAGATTCTTCGCCATCGCCACTGCGCCGCGCACCTGGTCGATGGTGATCCCCTTCTGGTAGATCTCGTCCAAGATCCGCTGGCTTGCGGATTCGATCCCCAGGTGAATGATCCGAAGCCCTGCTTCCTTCATGACCGCAAGTGTCTCGCGGTCCACCACGTCCGCGCGCACATTGCATCCCCATACCAGCCCCAGCCGCGCCCGAACCATCTCCCCGCACAGTTCGCGCATCCAGGCCCGGTCCAGCAAGAAGGTGTCGTCCAGCCACATCACGCCGTCGATCCCGAAGCGGCCCTTGAGTTCCGACAGCTCCGCAACAACATTGCCCGTAGAGCGTCGCCTGATCTGCTTGCCAAAGATTGTGTGCAGCGTGGGTTGGCAATATGCGCAGTTGAATGGGCAGCCACGCGACGCGATGATCGACGTCCCACGCAGCCCCATGCCCACAGCATCCAGATGGTACCACAGCCGCAGGTAGCGGGGCATATCCAGCAGGTCCCACGCCGGGAACGGCACATCATCGAGGTCATCCACCGGCTGTGCGCAGCCGGTGGAGATGAAATGCCCATTCTCCACGTAACCGAACCCCTGGATGCCTCGCCAATCCAGGTCGGCATTGAGTAGCGCCGGAAGCGCGCGTTCGCCTTCGCCCACACAGACGGCACTCACTCCAGGCAACCGCGCGGCGCTTTCCGGCTCAACGGTTGGATGCGGCCCTCCGAGGACAATCACGGCTTCGGGCAGGACGTCCGCTGCAATCCGGGCCATCCGCGCCGCGCTGTCCAGCATCGAGGTGAGCGTCGAAATAGCCACCAGACGTGGCCGATGCTCATTCAGCTCGCGGGCGAAGTCCTCGAAGGGGCGCTTGCAGAAAGTAGCATCGAAAATGCGCGCTGGATGCCCCGCCTCTCGCAGGCATGACGCAAGGTAAGCCACCCCAAGCGGCGGGTCGCCTGAGGGATACCTGGTTCGCGGAAACACCAGCAGGGTCTCATGCACAGGCAGCTAACCGATCCCGGGCTCTGTCAGGTGCACATCGCGCCGTCTGAAATACTCAAAGGCCAGAAGCCCGGCAATGGTTCCTGCCCCCACAAGATGAAGGAACAGCCCCGCTAGCACAGTCCCGGGCCAGTAAGCGAGGAACACCCGGCCAGCGGCGCCCGAATCGAGCTTCAGAGCCTGAAACACGCCGCCTACCGAATGAACCGGGAGAGCCCTGCCATCCTGCCAGGCGCGCCACCCCGGATAGGCGGTGTTGGTGATGACTAGCCGTCTGCCCGGAGGCAGCGCAGGGGTTTCAGCCGCCAACGCACCGGGCTCCAGAGACGTGATCCGCACTCTTTCGGATGGCTGAGACATAGCCAGCCGCGTGAGCATCCGCGTGCCTCGGCGTTTGTCTTCCACCGGCAGGCGAGTGACGAAAGCCCTGGGAAGCGTGTCGGCCCGCGGCGTAATGCGCACCCCGTTCACCACATCGTCTCCTGATGCCGAACTCGCTTCGGTCAGCACCCGGCGCACCCCCGCGAGCCGCAGCAGCGGCGACTGGGTGTTCTCCAGCAGAATCATGTTCCCATTGGCTTCGGGCGAAGGCGTCGCGCCGTTCTCGATCAGGCCGGCCAGCGTCAGACTGGCGCGGGGGTAGAGCGAATCGTAGCCTTGAATGCTCTCCAGGCCCGGGTAAGCGGAGGCTGAGTTGGGGGGCATCAGCGCCCGGGGCCTTTGCAGGAGCGTCCACTGGTGGCGCGGGGTGACGGCGAGCAGCCTTTCCCCGGGCGCCGCTTCCTCCTGGAGCCTGTGGATCAGCGCAGTATCCGGGTACAGGCGATCCCCCGGGGCGCGGGGAATGGTCATCCAGCCCCACCCGGTGAGTTCAGCAGACAGTACGACAAGCACCGCCACGGCTGCAACCGGCGCAAATCTGGCCAGATCCGGTCGGCAATTGGTCAGCCGGGACTGTAACGCGTCCAGCCCCAGGGACGCGAGCACAGCAAGCCCGAAGGTATACAGGAACAGCAGCCTCACAAAGCCTCCCGCAAGACCCACGCCGGGCACCAGCCTGAAAACCAGCAGGGCAGGTGGTCCGGCCATGGCCGCCCATAGTACGAGGACCGCCATGAGAAAGAAGGCCCAACGCCACCATCGCCTGGACAACGCCAGCCCCATTACAGCCAGCAGCAGCGCACTGATGCCTGCAAAGCCGGCACGTTCGCCGTAGCTGAAAAGCGGGTAGTCACTGCGCGCTGGGTGCCCCAGGGCATCCGGGAACACAAAAGTGATCAGCTCTGCGGGCTGCAGCGCAAAACGTTTGTGGAACCCGAACAGACCGGGATCCGCCTGGGCCCCGCCGCGCGGGGAAAGCTGCGCGAGTTCGAGCCCCGGAAGCAGCTGCACCGAAGCAAGCAGCCCGGCGGTCAGCCCCGCGACCAGCAGCCACGAAAGCCCTCGTCCCTTGCCGTGCAGGAGAGCATGCAACCATCGCGCTGCCGCGTAGACCAGTGTCGCCAGCAGAACATACGCCGCGATCTGAAGGTGCCCGGACAGGACGGCCATCCCGGCGCAGCCTCCGCACACTACGGCGCCGGTTCTTGCAGAGCCTCGGCGCCTGCGTGAGATCATCTCAACACCCAGCAGGCACCCGGGCAGCCATGCAGCGGCATTGGTCATGGTGGGCAGGGGAACCAGGCCGATCATCGGCCCGCCGAGGGCGTATGTCATGCCCCCAAAGGTAGCGCTCACGGCGTTGATGCCCAAGATTCGCAGGAAGGCGAAGGTGAGCAGCGCAGCGAGTATGTGGTGGAGCAGCGCGGAGAGAACCAGGCACACGCGGGAAGGGATCATCGCGTAGAGCCAGTTGGGCGGATAGAAGATCGCAGACTGACCGTTGCCGGCGAAGGGGTAGCCGCAGAACTGCTGCTCGTTCCATAGGGGGATGCGACCGGCAGCCAGTTCGCGCCCGAGTTTCGCGCGCCACGGGTAGAACTGCGCAACTCCATCCCACCACCAGGCTTGCCACTGCACGGGTTTCTCAATCGGCGGGTACTCATCCGCCCAGGGCAGCATCCATGTCTGCTGGTCGGCAGGCACCGGCACTTTGCCCTGCAGGTACCACGGCGCCCAGAACCCGGCGATCACCAGGATCAGAAATGCAGGCGCAAGAACCGCGGGCTTGCACCACATCGGTGCGCTCATGCGGGCAGTCTGACCCTCCTGCAGACAGCAAAAAAGCCGGCATCCGCCAGCTTCATTGTACTGTGTCCGGAATGTGCTGGGAACCGGGAGATCAGTGGTTCCCCGTGCCTGCGTCTGACATAGCCGAAGGGGCAGGGGCGGACTTCGCGCTCTCTGCGCCTCCGTTTTCGGAACTGAAGGCCAGCATCACGACCCCGGCGAGGATGACCGCAATCGCGGCGATGCGAAGCGGAGGGATCTCCTCATGGAACAGCTTCCACGATGCTGCAACCACGAGAACGTAGCTGAGGGCCACCATCGGGTAAGCCAGGCTCAGCGGGAGATGCTTGATGGCCACCAGGTAGACCAGCGAACTCAGGCCGTAGCAGACGAACCCCGCGAAGACACGGGTGTTGGTGAAGATGGACGCGATGATTGCGCTCACGGCGGCATCTGCCGGAAGTTGCTTCAGCCCGGCCTTGAGCATGATCTGCCCGGCTGCACCAAGGCCGATGGCGACGATGAGGATAATGAAGAATGGCAGCATGGTGGTCAGCGATCCCGGCTTCATTGGCACACCTTCGCGCAGACAACACAACCCGGGTCCGGCGGACCGAATGCCACCGGACCCGGTATCAGACGCTTCTGTGCACAGCACTCTAGCCCAGCAGTTCTCTGACCTTGTCCACGGCGGACGCCGCATCCGGGGCGTACCCGTCCGCGCCGATCTCATCCGCGTAGTTCTGAGTCACGGGCGCGCCACCGATGACGACCTTGACCTGGTCGCGCACACCGGCCTCCTTCAGCGCATCAATGGTGTCCTTCATCGCGGGCATCGTCGTGGTCAGGAGTGCAGACAGCGCGACCACGTCCGCGCCCCCGCTCTTGACGGCATCCACGAACTTCTCGGCTGGAACGTCGACCTCGAGGTCCAGCACTTCGTAGCCGCCACCCTCGAGCATCATAGCCACGAGGTTCTTGCCGATGTCGTGCAGGTCGCCCTTGACCGTGCCGATGGCAACCTTTCCTCGGGGCTGAACTCCACTTTCGGCCAGCAGGGGCTTGATGATGTCCATCCCCGCGTGCATGGCGCGCGCGGCGATCAGGACCTCCGGCACGTAGAACTCGTTGTTCTTGAACTTCTCACCAACGACGGACATTCCTGCGATGAGACCGTCATTGATGATGTCAGCCGGGGATACGCCTTCGTCCACGGCCGCTTGCGTCAACTTCGCGACATCATCGCGCTTGCCCGCGATGACACTGTCCGCCAAGGCCTGCAGGTCCGCCATTGAACGTGTCCTCCTGTCTCCATTCGGAACCATCCGTGGGTCCGCATAGTGTAGCCGAAAGGCCTATGCGGTGCAACACCTAAGG is a window of Armatimonadota bacterium DNA encoding:
- a CDS encoding B12-binding domain-containing radical SAM protein, producing the protein MHETLLVFPRTRYPSGDPPLGVAYLASCLREAGHPARIFDATFCKRPFEDFARELNEHRPRLVAISTLTSMLDSAARMARIAADVLPEAVIVLGGPHPTVEPESAARLPGVSAVCVGEGERALPALLNADLDWRGIQGFGYVENGHFISTGCAQPVDDLDDVPFPAWDLLDMPRYLRLWYHLDAVGMGLRGTSIIASRGCPFNCAYCQPTLHTIFGKQIRRRSTGNVVAELSELKGRFGIDGVMWLDDTFLLDRAWMRELCGEMVRARLGLVWGCNVRADVVDRETLAVMKEAGLRIIHLGIESASQRILDEIYQKGITIDQVRGAVAMAKNLGLCARGYFMLGAPTETEQEARATVELACSLPLDDATFSITTPLPHTHLWDMTRQLVGLEMTDMDYYKVPAYRSAQVLPPGKLVRLKREAYLRFYLGRKRFWRTVQSVCSPMGLQKTLLKLMRF
- a CDS encoding EamA family transporter — protein: MKPGSLTTMLPFFIILIVAIGLGAAGQIMLKAGLKQLPADAAVSAIIASIFTNTRVFAGFVCYGLSSLVYLVAIKHLPLSLAYPMVALSYVLVVAASWKLFHEEIPPLRIAAIAVILAGVVMLAFSSENGGAESAKSAPAPSAMSDAGTGNH
- a CDS encoding corrinoid protein, whose translation is MADLQALADSVIAGKRDDVAKLTQAAVDEGVSPADIINDGLIAGMSVVGEKFKNNEFYVPEVLIAARAMHAGMDIIKPLLAESGVQPRGKVAIGTVKGDLHDIGKNLVAMMLEGGGYEVLDLEVDVPAEKFVDAVKSGGADVVALSALLTTTMPAMKDTIDALKEAGVRDQVKVVIGGAPVTQNYADEIGADGYAPDAASAVDKVRELLG